The following coding sequences lie in one Thalassoglobus polymorphus genomic window:
- a CDS encoding FMN-binding glutamate synthase family protein, with translation MPKALSVDLIRLARFANTTLLFLPVLFFAAGYYISFYFHFLTVASLFLLLVNFSYRHVQKDHTLLRNFGVLGQVRYLIESLGPEFRQYLFLNDREERPFNRTERSEVYRKAKNVDSSDSFGTLLDYGATEIKLRHSMFPTRKEGVRPFRVTFGNRRGVTRPYTLKSPMLVSAMSYGSLGQNAIRAIARGAARAGIPMNTGEGGYPKYHLMEGADIIFQIGTAKFGVRNFDGDLNETALRELANHEQIRMIEIKFSQGAKPGKGGLLPAEKITPEIAKLRGVPMGEDVVSPPYQKECHDVPSTVAFITRIQDLVEIPVGIKLCVGSFTEFHEFVREMKRQDRFPDFITIDGGEGGTGAAPTAFMDRIGLPLYPALYGVVKILEREGVRDRVKILAAGKLINAGRQLTAFALGADACYTARGFMLALGCIQALECGRNTCPVGITTHDPQLQAGLDPELKSARVAHYVKNTLRDLKEMLVATGKCCPSELSVSDLFIPSGSNLWQFVDKEPLLRESLQSETESVTTTPHVNS, from the coding sequence ATGCCCAAAGCACTTTCCGTCGACCTGATCCGCCTCGCCCGTTTCGCCAACACGACGCTGCTCTTTCTACCGGTGTTGTTCTTTGCGGCAGGGTATTACATTTCGTTTTACTTCCACTTTCTCACGGTGGCCTCTCTGTTTCTCCTTTTGGTGAACTTTTCATATCGGCACGTTCAGAAAGATCACACTCTGTTGAGAAACTTCGGCGTCCTCGGGCAGGTCCGCTACCTCATCGAGAGCCTTGGACCTGAATTTCGCCAGTATCTTTTCCTCAACGACCGCGAAGAACGCCCGTTTAATCGTACGGAACGTAGTGAAGTGTACCGCAAGGCGAAAAACGTGGATTCCTCCGATTCCTTTGGGACGCTGCTCGACTACGGTGCCACTGAGATCAAGCTTCGCCACTCCATGTTTCCCACACGGAAGGAGGGCGTTCGACCATTTCGCGTCACATTCGGAAATCGAAGAGGGGTCACACGCCCCTATACTTTGAAGAGTCCAATGCTAGTCAGCGCGATGAGTTACGGCTCCCTCGGACAAAATGCCATTCGAGCGATCGCACGCGGAGCGGCCCGAGCTGGCATTCCCATGAATACCGGTGAAGGTGGATACCCCAAGTATCACCTCATGGAAGGTGCCGATATCATCTTCCAAATCGGCACCGCAAAATTCGGCGTTCGAAATTTCGATGGAGACCTTAATGAGACAGCTCTCCGTGAACTTGCCAATCACGAGCAGATTCGCATGATCGAAATCAAATTTTCTCAGGGAGCGAAACCTGGGAAAGGCGGACTACTCCCCGCAGAGAAGATCACTCCGGAGATTGCCAAACTACGTGGTGTTCCCATGGGCGAAGACGTTGTATCTCCCCCTTATCAAAAGGAATGTCATGATGTGCCATCCACAGTCGCTTTTATCACCCGGATTCAGGACCTCGTCGAAATTCCTGTCGGGATCAAACTCTGCGTCGGTTCATTTACAGAGTTTCACGAGTTCGTCCGTGAAATGAAACGCCAGGACCGATTCCCGGATTTCATCACGATCGATGGTGGCGAAGGCGGAACCGGAGCTGCACCCACTGCCTTCATGGATCGCATCGGGTTGCCGCTTTATCCGGCTCTCTACGGAGTCGTGAAAATCCTAGAACGTGAAGGAGTGCGCGACCGGGTCAAAATCCTCGCTGCCGGAAAACTGATCAACGCCGGACGCCAACTCACCGCTTTCGCTCTCGGGGCCGACGCCTGTTACACTGCCCGAGGATTCATGCTCGCCCTCGGCTGCATTCAGGCACTGGAATGCGGACGCAACACCTGTCCGGTCGGCATCACCACACATGATCCTCAGCTCCAGGCCGGTCTCGACCCTGAACTGAAGTCAGCTCGAGTCGCTCACTACGTCAAAAACACGCTGCGCGATCTAAAAGAGATGCTTGTGGCGACCGGTAAATGTTGTCCAAGCGAGCTCAGCGTCTCCGATCTTTTCATTCCCAGTGGCAGCAATCTCTGGCAATTCGTTGACAAGGAACCACTCCTGCGTGAATCGCTCCAGTCCGAGACAGAAAGCGTCACGACAACTCCGCACGTGAATTCATGA
- a CDS encoding LLM class flavin-dependent oxidoreductase: protein MSDQQKVAFSVLDLASRKDTDQGPAAALQRSLALAQHVERLEFTRFWVAEHHNMDAIVSSATSVLIGYLAAGTGRIRVGAGGVMLPNHAPLVIAEQFGTLEALYPGRIDLGLGRAPGTDQVTARALRNHRSGSSADFPEDITELQSFLGPRRAGQQVIAMPGMDSNVPIWILGSSLFSAQLAAEKGLPYAFASHFAPRMMMQAIELYRRHFNPSAVLEAPYVMLGIPLVAAETDAQAEFLATTTFQRILALLRGKSLLLRPPVQSMQDLWQPQEEKMVKEFLRMAMIGSAETIKQKLQELSQQTQADELIFTCDLYEHKDRLRSFEILAGLR from the coding sequence ATGAGCGATCAGCAAAAAGTGGCTTTCTCTGTATTGGATTTAGCTTCACGTAAAGACACCGATCAGGGTCCTGCTGCAGCATTACAGCGGTCGCTCGCCTTAGCTCAACATGTTGAACGTTTAGAGTTCACCCGTTTTTGGGTGGCTGAACATCACAATATGGATGCGATTGTCAGCTCAGCAACTTCGGTGTTGATCGGATATCTTGCAGCGGGGACCGGACGGATTCGGGTCGGTGCGGGTGGAGTGATGCTACCGAATCATGCACCTTTAGTGATTGCTGAACAGTTTGGTACGTTAGAGGCACTGTATCCGGGGCGAATTGATTTAGGTCTCGGTCGAGCACCGGGGACCGATCAAGTGACAGCGCGGGCTTTGCGAAACCATCGCAGTGGGAGTTCTGCTGACTTTCCAGAAGATATCACCGAGTTACAAAGTTTTTTAGGGCCACGTCGCGCGGGTCAGCAAGTCATTGCGATGCCAGGTATGGACAGTAACGTCCCCATTTGGATTTTAGGTTCCAGTCTGTTTAGTGCGCAATTAGCTGCAGAGAAAGGTTTGCCTTACGCCTTCGCTTCGCATTTTGCGCCACGCATGATGATGCAAGCCATCGAGCTGTATCGCCGCCACTTCAATCCATCTGCGGTTTTGGAGGCCCCTTATGTGATGCTTGGGATTCCCTTAGTTGCAGCAGAGACTGACGCACAAGCAGAGTTTTTAGCTACCACCACGTTCCAGCGCATTCTTGCTTTGCTTCGAGGGAAAAGCCTGCTGCTGCGTCCACCCGTTCAAAGTATGCAGGATCTCTGGCAACCGCAAGAAGAGAAGATGGTCAAAGAATTTTTACGCATGGCTATGATTGGCAGCGCAGAAACCATTAAGCAGAAATTACAGGAGTTGTCGCAACAGACCCAAGCGGATGAGCTGATTTTCACCTGCGATCTGTATGAGCACAAAGATCGTTTGCGTTCCTTTGAAATTCTGGCCGGGTTGCGGTGA
- a CDS encoding NADH:flavin oxidoreductase/NADH oxidase, giving the protein MMSLSLFDDFQLKDVTMRNRIAVSPMCMYSSEDGFPTDWHLVHLGSRAVGGAGLVIVEATAVSRDGRISPADSGIYTDDHIEPFARIARFMQQHGAVSGIQIAHAGRKASSKKSWEGGAHIDTSDGGWETIAPSAIAFGGKLDKVPNAMTLDDIARVKQDFVAAAERSLAAGFQWLQVHFAHGYLAHEFYSPLSNTRTDQYGGSFENRIRFMMETFEAVREVWPQRLPLTVRLSVTDWVKGGVTLEESIELIRRLKSAGLDMIDVSHGMIVPDHSNVPAEPGFMIPDAARIRRDVDIATTTSWMINSPEQAERAIQKEQLDMVTLGRAMLRDPYWPCHAAEKLGTAKASDLLPIQYARAV; this is encoded by the coding sequence ATGATGTCGCTCTCTTTGTTTGATGATTTCCAACTTAAAGATGTCACAATGCGAAACCGCATCGCAGTATCGCCGATGTGCATGTATTCATCAGAGGACGGTTTCCCGACAGATTGGCATTTGGTTCACTTGGGTTCTCGGGCGGTTGGCGGTGCCGGATTGGTGATTGTGGAGGCGACAGCCGTCTCACGGGACGGCCGCATCAGCCCCGCCGACAGCGGGATTTACACAGATGACCATATTGAGCCTTTTGCGAGAATTGCACGATTCATGCAACAACACGGGGCAGTCTCAGGAATCCAGATTGCGCACGCCGGTCGCAAAGCAAGTTCGAAAAAATCATGGGAAGGTGGCGCGCACATCGACACCAGCGATGGCGGATGGGAGACAATCGCTCCGTCGGCAATTGCTTTCGGCGGCAAGCTCGACAAAGTGCCCAATGCGATGACTCTCGATGATATCGCACGAGTGAAGCAGGACTTCGTTGCTGCCGCTGAGCGTTCACTTGCAGCAGGATTCCAATGGCTGCAGGTTCACTTTGCACACGGATATTTAGCACACGAATTTTACTCACCACTATCAAACACAAGAACTGATCAGTACGGCGGCAGCTTTGAGAATCGTATCCGTTTCATGATGGAAACATTTGAAGCAGTTCGCGAAGTCTGGCCGCAGCGCCTGCCGTTGACTGTTCGCTTGTCAGTCACAGACTGGGTGAAAGGTGGAGTCACACTCGAGGAGTCGATCGAACTGATTCGACGTTTAAAATCTGCTGGACTCGACATGATCGACGTCAGCCACGGCATGATCGTCCCCGATCACTCAAACGTCCCTGCTGAACCGGGATTCATGATCCCCGATGCCGCGCGAATTCGTCGCGATGTTGATATCGCGACAACAACAAGCTGGATGATCAACTCCCCAGAACAAGCCGAGAGAGCAATTCAGAAAGAACAATTGGACATGGTGACATTAGGCCGAGCAATGCTGCGCGACCCATATTGGCCCTGCCACGCGGCTGAAAAACTGGGAACCGCAAAGGCCAGCGATCTCTTACCAATTCAATACGCACGTGCCGTTTAA
- a CDS encoding iron chaperone: MAKKLHETIPEYIEAAPPGGQLQLRQLHALLQSIAPEARQVINWNTAFFIERQFLFAFSAHEAHLEFNTTAESIEPFHNGLSKYEITETGVVKISYAEPLPEKLIRKIAEHRMQRVRERDDALFMKVLGRSS, encoded by the coding sequence ATGGCAAAGAAACTTCACGAGACGATTCCGGAATACATTGAAGCGGCTCCGCCTGGAGGCCAACTACAACTTCGTCAACTCCATGCCTTGTTGCAAAGCATCGCTCCCGAAGCCAGGCAGGTAATCAATTGGAACACGGCGTTTTTCATTGAGCGACAATTCCTGTTCGCATTCTCCGCTCATGAAGCTCACCTTGAATTCAATACCACGGCAGAGTCAATTGAGCCTTTTCATAATGGCCTGTCGAAATACGAAATTACAGAAACTGGTGTCGTGAAAATTTCTTATGCAGAGCCGCTGCCAGAAAAATTGATTCGCAAAATTGCCGAACACCGTATGCAGAGAGTTCGCGAACGTGATGACGCATTGTTCATGAAAGTTTTGGGAAGATCGTCATAA
- the acnA gene encoding aconitate hydratase AcnA yields MTIDPLGIAATLATSKKPAQYASLAKLAEKTGADVARLPHTVKILLENLARRVDGRDVSQADVESLANWPHGADASIAFMPARVMMQDFTGVPSVVDLAAMRSAVARAGGDPQSVNPFVPVDLIIDHSVQVDRFGSDDAYATNLEWEYRRNQERYSLLNWAQQAFDGFRVVPPGMGICHQVNLEHLGRVVIDRDGWVFPDTLVGTDSHTPMINGLGVLGWGVGGIEAEAAMLGQPMFLPKPVVLGVRTLGTLPPGTTATDLVLTLAQILRAHGVVGKFVEFFGSGLSSLSIADRATLSNMSPEFGATATLFPVDANTLEYLRLTGRGDNVELVERYTREQGLFRTADSVEPNFSEVLDLDLSKVQPSVAGPKRPQDRVSLAGVRQSFQSVLNGAVADVSSIELARLKAEGCPEEGGFLTAEPENLEQPSAAASVTDGSVVIAAITSCTNTSNPSVMIAAGLLARKAVEAGLQSQPWVKTSLAPGSRVVTQYLDKAGLTPYLEKLGFNLVGYGCTTCIGNSGPLPEEIAEAVTSKNLAVAAVLSGNRNYEGRIHGQVQASYLASPPLCVAYALIGTVLCDISIDELGKDQQGNPVYLKDIWPTAEEIESLVASTVSSDQFDLEYGRIFEGDDKWKSMPAPTGTLFDWAADSTYVREPPFFLDFADTPAPLSDIEGARVLAVLGDTITTDHISPAGAIAVNSPAGEYLASHQIPAEEFNSFGSRRGNHEVMMRGTFGNLRLRNAMVPEMEGPWTIHTPTGDKMTIYDAAMRYLQEETPLVVIAGKEYGSGSSRDWAAKGAALLGVKAILAESYERIHRSNLVCMGVLPLQFKDGESAQSLGLSGNETFSITGIRDGIEPRQTVSVSVVRQDGSRTTFDTILRIDAPAEVEYFVNGGILEMVLRQLLPS; encoded by the coding sequence ATGACAATTGATCCGCTAGGCATTGCAGCGACTTTGGCAACTTCCAAGAAACCTGCACAGTACGCGAGTCTCGCAAAGCTGGCCGAGAAGACCGGCGCAGATGTGGCGCGACTTCCTCACACCGTCAAAATTCTATTAGAGAACCTCGCCCGACGAGTTGATGGCAGGGATGTGTCGCAGGCTGATGTGGAATCGCTCGCGAATTGGCCCCATGGCGCTGATGCGTCGATCGCGTTCATGCCGGCTCGCGTCATGATGCAGGATTTTACTGGTGTTCCCTCTGTCGTTGACCTCGCGGCGATGAGAAGTGCGGTCGCGAGAGCCGGAGGTGATCCACAGAGCGTCAATCCGTTTGTTCCCGTCGACCTGATCATCGATCACTCCGTTCAGGTCGACCGCTTCGGCAGCGACGATGCTTACGCCACCAATCTGGAGTGGGAATACCGCCGCAATCAGGAACGCTATTCATTGCTCAACTGGGCCCAGCAAGCCTTTGACGGTTTCCGCGTCGTGCCTCCAGGAATGGGGATCTGCCATCAGGTCAATCTCGAACATCTGGGGCGAGTCGTGATTGACCGTGACGGTTGGGTCTTCCCTGATACTCTTGTGGGGACCGATTCACACACACCAATGATCAACGGACTCGGTGTGTTGGGCTGGGGTGTCGGCGGGATCGAGGCCGAAGCAGCGATGCTTGGACAACCGATGTTTCTCCCCAAACCTGTCGTACTCGGAGTCAGGACACTCGGCACACTTCCGCCTGGAACAACTGCGACCGACCTGGTGCTGACGCTCGCTCAAATTCTTAGGGCACATGGCGTGGTTGGTAAGTTTGTCGAGTTTTTTGGTTCCGGATTGAGTTCACTGAGCATTGCGGATCGTGCTACCCTGTCGAATATGTCGCCAGAGTTCGGTGCAACAGCGACGCTGTTCCCGGTCGATGCGAACACTCTGGAGTATCTGCGTCTCACCGGGCGAGGAGACAATGTCGAGCTGGTCGAACGCTACACGCGCGAACAGGGATTATTCCGGACAGCCGACAGTGTCGAGCCGAACTTCAGCGAAGTTCTCGACCTCGACTTGAGCAAAGTTCAACCCAGCGTTGCCGGGCCGAAGCGACCACAGGATCGCGTCTCGCTCGCTGGTGTCAGGCAGTCGTTTCAGTCTGTTCTGAACGGCGCAGTTGCTGATGTCAGCTCGATTGAACTCGCTCGGCTCAAGGCTGAAGGTTGCCCGGAAGAAGGCGGATTCCTTACCGCGGAGCCGGAGAATTTGGAACAACCATCTGCCGCAGCATCGGTGACTGACGGATCGGTCGTGATCGCAGCCATTACCAGTTGCACCAACACCTCGAATCCATCTGTCATGATCGCTGCTGGATTGCTGGCTCGCAAAGCGGTTGAAGCTGGCTTGCAAAGCCAGCCTTGGGTGAAGACGTCGCTGGCACCAGGCTCGCGAGTGGTGACACAATATCTGGACAAAGCGGGTCTCACACCCTATCTCGAAAAGTTGGGTTTCAATCTGGTTGGTTACGGTTGCACCACGTGCATCGGAAACTCTGGCCCCTTGCCTGAGGAAATCGCTGAGGCGGTGACCTCAAAAAATCTGGCCGTCGCCGCCGTGTTGTCGGGCAACCGGAATTACGAAGGCCGTATTCATGGTCAAGTGCAAGCCAGTTATTTGGCTTCGCCTCCGCTGTGTGTCGCCTATGCACTGATCGGCACGGTATTGTGTGACATTAGCATTGATGAGTTAGGGAAAGATCAGCAAGGCAACCCTGTCTACTTGAAGGACATTTGGCCGACCGCCGAGGAGATCGAAAGTCTGGTCGCTTCAACGGTCAGTTCCGATCAGTTTGATCTGGAATATGGTCGTATTTTTGAAGGTGATGACAAGTGGAAGAGCATGCCCGCTCCGACCGGAACTTTGTTCGACTGGGCTGCGGACTCGACTTACGTTCGCGAACCACCCTTCTTTCTCGATTTTGCCGACACCCCTGCACCGCTGTCTGACATCGAGGGAGCACGCGTGCTGGCGGTGCTTGGAGACACAATCACCACCGATCACATTTCTCCAGCTGGTGCCATTGCCGTGAATTCACCGGCGGGGGAGTATCTCGCCAGCCATCAAATTCCGGCAGAGGAATTCAACAGCTTCGGCTCACGTCGTGGGAATCACGAAGTGATGATGCGCGGGACATTCGGCAATCTTCGCTTACGCAACGCGATGGTTCCGGAGATGGAGGGGCCCTGGACAATTCACACTCCCACCGGCGACAAAATGACGATTTATGACGCCGCGATGCGATATTTACAGGAAGAGACTCCGTTGGTGGTCATCGCAGGCAAGGAGTACGGCTCGGGCAGTTCGCGCGACTGGGCGGCCAAAGGTGCTGCATTATTAGGTGTCAAAGCAATTCTTGCAGAGAGCTATGAACGCATCCACCGCAGCAACCTTGTTTGCATGGGAGTGCTGCCACTGCAATTCAAGGATGGTGAGTCAGCACAGTCGCTGGGCTTAAGTGGAAACGAAACGTTTTCCATCACCGGAATTCGTGACGGGATTGAGCCACGCCAAACTGTCAGTGTCTCCGTCGTTCGACAAGACGGCTCTCGCACAACATTCGATACAATACTGAGAATCGACGCACCTGCGGAGGTCGAGTACTTTGTAAACGGCGGTATCCTGGAAATGGTCTTAAGACAATTGCTGCCGAGTTAG
- a CDS encoding DUF4339 domain-containing protein: protein MKTQYHYQIADQVYGPVTFDELVVRVRKGTLTPGTLVNTHTQSEWMYAATIENLFVQAGQLELLEQWTAEQSDILKMRPLTPEELLQKRERDALEEQRAKERVDLALAAANELISEKHPRRRAGPIRRFFASLFSR, encoded by the coding sequence ATGAAAACTCAGTACCACTATCAAATTGCGGATCAAGTCTATGGACCGGTGACGTTTGATGAGCTAGTGGTTCGTGTGCGAAAAGGGACTCTTACCCCGGGCACACTCGTCAACACCCACACGCAATCAGAATGGATGTACGCTGCGACAATTGAGAATCTCTTCGTGCAAGCTGGGCAACTTGAATTGCTTGAACAATGGACAGCTGAACAGAGCGACATCTTGAAGATGCGACCACTCACGCCAGAAGAATTGCTGCAAAAACGTGAACGCGATGCCCTTGAAGAACAGAGAGCAAAAGAACGGGTCGACCTCGCACTGGCAGCTGCCAACGAGTTGATTTCAGAGAAACATCCCCGACGACGAGCTGGGCCAATTCGCCGCTTCTTCGCAAGTTTGTTCTCACGATAG
- a CDS encoding YiiX/YebB-like N1pC/P60 family cysteine hydrolase, giving the protein MITPHIESDARTVLDVAEHFDRLKDRARELGEASSASTRGYFTPSEDEQVKHLLVSYWQSRNALIELVTAHQQDRKLSEELQHSSFLVAYAGALVLVDAARFLRTEFHHRPLVRGKLNEPAADFGIEANTYEQIQKSLTNPIHAWRLYHAAKYLNEHWQKMEQITDPVLRPVIELVSRLQDRLHITLDRYALARVRSRARALDNTAGMGLFQQALYGLQKAVASLTANLFVKFDHIPILRSDVAQELRTHLKPGDVLITRKEFAVTNYFLPGYWPHAAMFLGSSEQLQQLGLANVEQVKTRWEKLLHCDTDDSLRVLEAMKDGVHVRSIKSPFGVDALAVLRPRLAPDEISKAIARGFSHEGKAYDFDFDFNRSDRLVCTEVIYRSYEQVGGIEFQLTRRAGRWTLAAEDLIRMALDRRHFEPYAVFSPAHHEHLALGTEAEAVLRTTMNP; this is encoded by the coding sequence TTGATCACTCCTCATATTGAATCCGACGCTCGGACTGTTTTGGATGTGGCGGAACATTTCGACCGCTTGAAAGATCGAGCGCGGGAATTGGGGGAGGCGTCGAGTGCTTCGACTCGAGGATATTTCACGCCGTCCGAAGATGAGCAGGTCAAGCATTTGCTGGTCTCATACTGGCAGTCTCGCAACGCGTTGATTGAACTCGTGACGGCGCATCAACAGGATCGAAAATTGTCAGAGGAGTTGCAGCACTCTTCTTTTTTGGTTGCCTATGCCGGGGCTTTGGTCCTCGTTGATGCAGCTCGATTCTTGCGGACGGAATTTCATCATCGACCACTTGTTCGGGGAAAGCTGAATGAACCGGCTGCCGATTTTGGAATTGAAGCAAACACATACGAACAGATTCAGAAGTCGTTAACGAATCCGATCCACGCGTGGCGGTTGTATCACGCTGCAAAGTATCTCAACGAGCACTGGCAAAAAATGGAGCAGATCACCGATCCTGTTCTGCGTCCGGTGATTGAACTTGTTTCAAGACTGCAGGATCGATTGCACATTACTTTGGATCGGTACGCCCTCGCACGCGTGCGGTCGCGAGCAAGAGCACTCGACAACACTGCGGGGATGGGATTGTTTCAGCAAGCACTTTACGGTCTTCAAAAAGCGGTCGCATCTCTGACGGCGAATCTGTTTGTGAAGTTTGATCACATTCCAATATTGCGAAGCGATGTCGCTCAAGAGTTGCGGACGCATTTGAAACCGGGGGATGTTCTTATCACTCGAAAAGAGTTTGCGGTGACGAACTATTTCTTACCGGGCTACTGGCCTCATGCTGCAATGTTTCTGGGCTCTTCCGAACAGCTTCAACAGCTCGGGCTGGCCAACGTTGAGCAGGTGAAAACACGCTGGGAGAAGTTACTCCACTGTGATACTGATGATTCCTTGCGCGTTCTGGAAGCAATGAAGGATGGGGTTCATGTTCGGTCGATCAAGTCTCCGTTTGGAGTTGATGCCTTGGCTGTGCTGCGTCCACGTCTCGCACCCGATGAAATCTCAAAAGCGATAGCGCGAGGGTTCTCTCACGAGGGAAAGGCGTACGATTTTGACTTCGATTTTAATCGCTCGGACCGTCTTGTCTGCACCGAAGTCATTTATCGCAGCTATGAACAGGTCGGCGGCATCGAGTTTCAGTTGACCAGGCGCGCAGGTCGCTGGACACTGGCGGCAGAAGATCTGATCCGAATGGCTCTTGATCGTCGGCACTTTGAACCATACGCGGTCTTTTCACCCGCACATCACGAACATCTGGCACTCGGAACTGAGGCGGAAGCAGTTTTGCGAACGACGATGAATCCTTGA